Sequence from the Rubrobacter naiadicus genome:
GTGGATGAAGTCGCTCAGGTGGTCTCGCTTCACGGGCTGCCAGTCAGGTGATATCGATATCTGCAGTTCAGAGATTGAGCGTGCCCCGGCTTCCAATTCCGCCGGGGCTCATTTCAGGTCCGATTGAGAGCTATGGCTAGCGTACCCGTCTGGCTACCAGGAACAGCCCTGCTCCGAGGAGCAACACCGCATAGCCAGGCGTTAGAGGGCTCATCCCCCCGGTATCGGGTAAAACCGTGGCAGCAGCGGTGCTGGGAGCGGTCGAAGCTGGAGCGGAGTACTGGTCCGACGCAGGCGTGGAGCTGGTCGGGTTTCGAGGTCCCGTAATGGTGCCATTGTCGCAGGCGTAACCGTTGCCGTCAGGGTCGAGAATCTGCTTCTCCGCGGGGCTCGCCAAGAAGTCATAGTACTGCTGGGCGGCCCACTGCGAGTGGAACCCCGCGCAGCTCACCGACTGGGCGAAAGCTGTTGGTGCGGCGAGCACCGAGACCAGGAGGCAGGCCAGGAATACGTGCACGAACTTTCTCATGAGAGGAACCCTTTCCAGGTTAGCGATACCTGCGCAAGCCCAGCAGTCCACCTCCGACGAGCAGTACCCCCGCTATGGGAAGCAGGTGCGCCGGACCACCGGTGCTCGGCAGAGCGGCGGTGGTCGCCGGGGTGTTCGAAGGGACGGCCGTGGAACTGGCCGGCGTCGAGCTCGTCGGAGCCGAGGTGCTCGTGAGCATATCGCTCACGTACACAGCGTCCGATGGCTGCCTGCCGGCCTCTATGTCCGCAACACCCTGCTTCGACGCGCAAATGAGCTTGCCGGTGCCGGGGTCTCCGAAGGCTCCAGCGGTCCCCGGCGGACAGGTCTCGCCAGCCTGCGGAGTGGTGTCTATGTAGGTCTGCGCCAGGGCCGCCGGAGCAAGCAATAACGCAGCCGTCACGAACAGCATGGCCATCGACAGCAGCTTCCTCAAGAAAATCTCTCCCTTCAGGTTGTTTCCCCCATCTACGGCCACACATTAACGGCTGGTGATCCCGTGGGTCAAGTTCGCCATAGAACCGGTACTACGTGCACAACGCAAGCGCAAGACGCTCTACGGCAAGACCCGCAAGGAGGCGATGAAGAAGCTCGCCAGGGCTCTCTCCGACCGCGAGGGAGGGCCTTGCCTTCGACGCCGGAGGCCTCAGGCTCCGCAGAACACCACCTGCGAGCGCTGCGTCCGCAAGGTGGTGGGGCAGGCCGTCAGGCCACCGCAGGTGCACCGGGAGAAGATCCAACGTCTCACCCCGGAGCAGGCCAGGACGCCGCTCGATACTGCCCGCGCCCTCGAAGAAGCCCTCGGTTGAGGGGTCGCAGTAAACGGCCCCAGCGAGAAAGCCGGGGCATCCTCTTTGTGACTCAGGTTGTCGCCGTTTTTGCAGGGATTTCGTTTGGTGCCGGAGGTGGGACTCGAACCCACACGACCTTGCGGCCACCGGATTTTGAGTCCGGCGCGTCTACCGGTTCCGCCACTCCGGCTCTCGGGCGGGGCAAGTATAGCATGTAGCCTTCTGGTCCCGGCCGCACGACCCAGTATAATCACGATACATCATGCGCCTGTATTTGATCGACGGATACTCACTGCTCTACCGGGCTTTCTATGCTCTTCCGCAGAGCATATCCACCCGTGAGGGGCTCATGACCAACGCCCTCTACGGGTTCACGAGCGTCCTGCTCAAGATCCTCGGCGAGGAGGGCGAGAAAGGGGTCGCGGTCGTCTGGGACGGTGGGTTGCCCAGCTCCCGGACCGGGCTCTACGAGGGGTACAAGGCGCAGAGGAAACCCATGCCGGAGGAGCTCAAGGACCAGCTCGAGCACCTCGACGACATCCTCCGGGCGATGAACGTGCCGGTCGTCAGGGGCGAGGGGCACGAGGCCGACGACGTCATAGCCACCCTCTCGCGGCGGGTACCGGAGGGGAGCGAGCTCATGATCGTCACCGGGGATCAGGACGCCATGCAGCTCGTGGACGGCAACGTCAGGGTGATGCGCACCAGCTCCAGGAGCGGCTTCTCCGAGACGAAGGTCTACGGGAGGGAGGAGGTCGTCGAGGAGTACGGGGTCACCCCGGAGCAGATCCCGGACTACAAGGCGCTCACCGGGGATCCTTCGGACAACATCCCCGGCGTGCGGGGGATCGGCCCCAAGAGCGCCTCGAAGCTCCTGCAGAGGTTCGGGAGCCTGGAAGGCATCTACGAGCACCTGGACGAGGTCTCTCCCGAGGGGACGCGCCGCAAGCTCGAGGAGGGAAGAGAGAGCGCTTTCATGTCGCTCGAGCTGGCGCGGATGCACTTCGACGTACCGGTGGATTTCGATCTCGAAGGGCTCAAGTTCGAAGGGGTCTCGCCGGAGTGCCGGGAGGTCTTCGAGCGCTACGAGTTCAACAGCTTCCTCGAGAGACGGCTGCCGGAGCTCCCGGTGGCCGGTGGCGGCAGGGTCGAGGCGCCGCGCCGGAGGCGCGTCCGGATCGCGGGAGAACCATCGGAGCCGAGCCTCGACCCGGTGGCCGTGGCGCCGGTCGGCGACGGGCGCTGGGCCGTCGCCACCGCCGAGGACGAGGCGTACGTCTCAGGGGAGCTCCCGGCCGGACAGCTCTGGGTGCACGACGCCAAGGGCTGCGGCGTGAGGCGGGCCAGCTTCGACACCTACCTCGCCGCCTACCTCATACAGCCCGGCACCCGCAGCTACGAGCCCGAGACGCTGGCCCGGGAGCGGGGTCTCGAGGGGGTCGAAGTCGAGCACGAGGACCCCGAGGTGGCCGGCGCCGCGCGGCGGGCGGCGCTGGTCTACGCGCTCGTCCCCGGTCTGCGCGACGAGCTCGAGGAGATGGGGCTCTCCCGCCTCTATTACGAGGTCGAGCTCCCGCTCGCCGACGTGCTCGCGAAGATGGAACGGGTGGGGATGCCGGTGGACGTGGGGACGCTCGAGGAGGTCGGGCGGGAGATAGAGGGCAGGATCTCCGAGCTCGAGGCCAGGATCTTCGAGGAGGTGGGGCACCCGTTCAACATCAGCTCGCCCAAGCAGCTCGGGGAGGTTCTCTTCGAGGAGCTCTCCATACCCCCCGTCAGGAAGACCAAGACCGGATACTCCACCGACGCCAAGGTGCTCCAGCAGCTCGCGCTGCAGGGGTACACCGTGGCCGGGCGGGTCATCGAGTACCGCGAGCTCACCAAGCTCCGCGGCACCTACGTGGAGGCCCTGAGCAGGCTCGTCGGCGAGGACGGACGCATCCACACCACGCTGAACCAGACCACCACGGCCACCGGGCGCATCTCGAGCGACTCGCCCAACCTGCAGAACATCCCCGTGCGCACCGAGCTCGGGGCGCGCATCAGGGACGCGTTCACCGCCTCCGAGGGCCGCGTCCTGCTCGTCTGCGACTACTCGCAGATAGAGCTCAGGATCCTCGCGCACATGACCCGGGAGCCCGCGCTCGTCGAGGCCTTCCGGAGCGGGGAGGACATCCACACCCGCACCGCCTCAGAGGTCTTCGACGTCAGGCCGGAGAGCGTGACCCCCGAGCTCAGGCGGAGGGCCAAGATGGTCAACTTCGGCATCCTCTACGGCATCTCCGGATACGGGCTCGCCACGCGTCTCGGCAACGTCCATCCCTCCGAGGCCGAGCGCTACATAAAGCGCTACCTCGAGCGCTACCCCAGGGTCAGCGAGTTCATCCGCAAGACCAACGAGGAGGCGAGGGAGCTCGGGTACACCACCACCCTCTTCGGCAGGAGACGCTACGTCCCCGAGCTCAGGAGCAAGAACAAGAGCGTCCAGAGGCTCGGCGAAAGGCTCGCGTTCAACGCCCGGGTGCAGGGGACGGCCGCGGACATCATCAAGATCGCGATGGTGGACATAGACGGGCGGCTGCCGGAGGGGGCGGATATGATCATGCAGGTCCACGACGAGCTCGTCTTCGACGTCGAGAGGGATCTGGTCGGGGAGGTCGCCGCGCTCGCCGCCGCGCGCATGGTCGCGGCCTGCGAGCTCGACCCCCCGCTCGAGGTCGAGGTAAAATCCGGGGAGAGATGGGGCAGCGTCGCGCCCCTGTCCCTGCAAAAGAGTGATAGAATGAGCTAGGATATCGCTCCAGGAGCGTGATCCTTGAGATAGTCGTCTGTTCGTAAGCCATGTGGAAGAGGAAAGTTACTGTTAGATGACGGAAGCCACTGAAAAAACGTCCCGAGAGCTGACGATGCGGGACTTCTTCCGCGAGGAGAACGGGGAGATAGTCCCGGTAGACGAGAGCATCCTCATAGACTTCAGCGACGGGGACATAGTCGAGGGCGAGGTCGTCCGGATAGACAAGGACGAGGTCCTCGTGGACATCGGGTACAAGTCTGAGGGCTTGATCCCGGCCAACGAGCTCTCGATCCGCAAGGGCGTCGACCCGCACGAGATCGTCGAGCTCGGCCAGCGCATCGAGGCGCTGGTGCTCCAGAAGGAGGACGCCGACGGGCGTCTGATCCTCTCCGCCAAGCGGGCGGCCTTCGAGAAGGCCTGGAACCGGATCGAAGAAGCCTACGCCGCGCAGGAGAACGTCGAGGGGCCGGTCATAGAGGTCGTCAAGGGCGGTCTGATCCTGGACATCGGGCTAAGAGGCTTTTTGCCGGCGAGCCTGGTGGACATCCGGAGGGTCAGGAACCTCGACGCCTTCCTGGGTCAGAGGCTCGAGTGTAAGGTCATAGAGCTCAACCGCAGCCGCAACAACGTCGTGCTCTCCCGCCGCGCGGTCCTCGAAGAGGAGCGCAAGGAGGAGCGTGAGAGGATCCTTACCTCCCTCAAGGAGGGCGACATCGTCGAGGGTACGGTCTCGAACCTCGTCGACTTCGGCGCGTTCGTGGACCTCGACGGGATAGACGGTCTGATCCACATCTCCGAGCTCTCCTGGAACCACGTCGACCATCCGAGCGAGGTCGTACAGGTCGGGGAGAAGGTCAAGGTCAAGGTGCTCGAGGTGGATCAGGAGCGCGAGAGGATCTCGCTCGGCCTCAAGCAGACCCGCAAGGATCCCTGGCAGGAGGTCGTCGAGCAGGTCGAGGTTGGTCAGACGATCCATGGCCGGGTGACCAAGCTCGTCTCCTTCGGAGCGTTCGTCGAGGTCGCCGAGGGGGTGGAGGGTCTGATCCACATCTCCGAGCTCGCCGACCACCACGTGGAGACGCCGGGCGAGATCGTGCGCAGCGGCGACGAGGTGGACGCGCGGGTGATCGACGTCGACCCGAAGCGCCGGCGGCTCTCGCTCTCGCTGCGTCCCGAGCGCTCCGAGAAGGAGGAGCGGCGCCGCGAGGAGCGTGAGGACCGTCCGCGCCGAGACCGGCCCAGGGACACCGGCGTGCGTACGGCTGGTGCCTTCGACCAGCTCTCCAACCTGGATCTGGAGAGGGAGTAAGCGCCGGGAGGCCGGGTGTGTCGGAAGAGGGAGGGCCGGTGACGCTCGCCGTCACCGGCCCTCTGGCCTGCGGGAAGAGCACCTTCGTGGCGATGCTCGGTGAGCTGGGGGCAGAGACCATCTCGGCCGACGGGGTGGTGCACGATCTCATGGCCACGGATGCGGAGCTGATCGAGAAGATCGTACGCCGCTTCGGGGAACACGTGCGGGGGGAGCGGGGGATAGACCGCCGGGCGCTCGGACGGGAGGTCTTCGGCGACCGGCGGGCCCTCGAGGATCTGGAAGAGATGGTCCACCCGCTCGTCTGGCGTGAGGTCGGGCGCAGGATCTCCGCCAGCCGCGCCCCGCTCTTCGTGGCCGAGGTGCCGCTGCTCTTCGAGGGTAAACACGCCTCCGACTTCGATTTCACCCTGACGGTGCTCGCTCCCCGGGAGCGCCGGCTGGGGTGGGCGCGGGAGAGGGGGATGCCCGAGAGGCAGTTCGAAGCCGTGGAGGCGAGGCAGCTCAGCGCTGAAGAGAAAGCTCGCCGGGCCGACATCGTCGTGAACAACGACGGCGGGATGGAGCGCCTCAGGGAGCAGGCCGTGAAGGTGTGGGAGCGTCTTCTGTCCGGAGGAGGGCGGGGACGGTAGTCTACACGACCAGAGGTGGACGCCGCAGGGCGGCCAGACGCAGGGCCCGGCGCAGGAGGAGGAGCGTGCTGCTCGCCGTCGTGTTGCTGCTCGCCCTCACCGTCTTCTGGCCCCGGCTCTACGGGATCTTCGAACGCGCGACACATCCTCTGGAGTACGCGCCGCAGATACGCGCCGCGAGCCAGAAGTTCGGCGTCGACCCCACGCTCGTGGCCGGTGTGATCTACACCGAGAGCCGCTTCGGTCACGACTCGGAGTCCTCGAAGGGGGCCTACGGCCTGATGCAGATCATGCCCTCCACGGCGCGCTTCATCGCCGAGCACGGCGGCATACGGGGGGATTACCGGGATCCCGGGGTCAACATCGAGATGGGCACCTGGTATCTGAGCTATCTGGAGCACCGCTATCCGCAGGACGAGCGTCTGGCGCTCGCCGCCTACAACTCCGGGGAGGGAAAGGTCGCGCAGTGGGGGCTGCGTCCGGGGTTCAGCCTCCGGCAGATCCCGTATGCCGAGACCCGCGACTACGTGAGGAACGTGCTCGCCGCGCAGAAGACCTACCGCAGGCTCTACGGTCCCGAGCTGCGCGGCGGCTAGGGCTTATCCTCGCTGGCCTCCGCCCGCGAGATGTAGGAGATCATCTCGCGCATCCGCGCGGTGTCGTGGCCGTGTATCTCTTCCTCCTCGCCCCACATCCTGCCGAGCGAGCGGGAGATCCCCTCGTCGCCGCCGGTGAACTCCTCGACCAGCTTCTTCCAGCGCCGGGCGAGCTCCCTCACCCGCTCGCTCCGGGGGTCGGTCCCCGCCTCCATCTCGGCCCGGACCTCCGCGATGAGGCGCGGCCATTCCTCCTCGACCCGGCGGATCCTCTCCCGGCCGAGCTCCCGGGCCCTCTTCTCGAGGTACTCCCGCTGCTCGGGGGTGTAGTATCTCTCGAGCCTCTCCGACATCTCGATCACCTCCATCGCTGTTTGCACGAGTTCTGCTGGGGAAGACCCTCCGGACGAGCGCAGCCTCTCTGCCACCAGCTCCAGCCGCTCGAGCAGAGCCCCCTTGATGCGCAGCTCCTCCCTCACCCGTTCCGCGTGCAGCTCGACGACCCGCAGCGCCGTGAACTCCGGATCGTCCAGGCAGCGGGCGACCTCGCTCAGGGGCAGCCCCAGCGAGCGGAGCGAGAGGATCCGCTGCAGTCTGAGAACGTCCTCCGGGCCGTAGAGCCGGTAGCCGGACTCTGTTCTGCGGGCGGGGCGGAGCAGCCCGATCTCGTCGTAGTGGCGCAGCGTGCGCACCGAGAGGCCGGTGCTCCGGGCAAGCTCTCCTATCCTCCAGGTCTTCTCCATGCCACTGGAGGATAAAGCCTCACGTTGCGTGAGGGTCAAGGGACGTGGGAGAGTTTTCGCCGCTGTCACGATCCGAGCCGGACGTATAATCTCTTGACGCAGCGTCCTACGAGACGGGTTCGGGTGTGATCGCATGGAGAACCAGCTAGAGAACAGCTTCCGGGTGAACAGCGCCTACCGGCCGACCGGAGACCAGCCGCAGGCCATAGAGAAGCTCGCCTCCGGGCTCGAATCCGGGCTGCGGGCGCAGACGTTGCTCGGGGTGACCGGCTCGGGCAAGACGCACACGATGGCCCGCATCATCGAGAAGGTCGGGCGGCCCTCGCTCGTCATCGCGCACAACAAGACGCTCGCGGCCCAGCTCGCGAGCGAGTTCTCCGAGTTCTTCCCGAACAACGCCGTCGAGTACTTCGTCAGCTACTACGACTACTACCAGCCCGAGGCCTACGTCCCCCAGACCGACACCTTCATCGAGAAGGACGCCCAGATCAACGAGGACATAGACCGCCTGAGGCACTCGGCCACCAGCGCGCTCTTCACCCGGCGCGACGTGATCGTGGTGGCGAGCGTCTCGGCGATCTACGGCCTGGGGAGCCCGGAGGAGTACCGGCAGAAGATGGTCCTGCTGGAGAAGGGCGGCTTCTACGACCTCGACGACGTGCTGCGGGATCTCGTGCGCATCCAGTACGCCCGCAACGACTACCAGCTCTCCCGCGGCAACTTCCGGGTCCGGGGGGACGTGCTGGAGATACACCCGGCCTACCAGGACACCGTCTACCGCCTCTCTTTCTTCGGCGACGAGGTGGAGAGCATCGCCGAGGTCGACCCGCTGACCGGGGAGGTGCTGCGCGAGCCGGAGACGCTCACGATCTACCCGGCGACCCACTTCGTCACCGGCGAGGAGAAGCTCGAGCGCGCGATAAAGGGCATCGAGGAGGAGCTCGAGGAGCGCTACGCCGAGCTCGAGCGTGAGGGGAAGATGCTCGAGGCCTACCGGCTCCGGCAGCGGACCCAGTACGACCTGGAGATGCTGCGCGAGCTCGGCTACTGCTCCGGGATCGAGAACTACTCCCGGCACCTCGACGGGCGCCCCGCGGGCTCGACGCCGTACACCCTGCTCGACTACTTCCCCGACGACTACGTCACCTTCGTCGACGAGTCGCACATCACGCTGCCCCAGATCCGGGGGATGTACAACGGCGATCGCAGCCGCAAGGAGACGCTGGTGGAGCACGGCTTCCGGCTCCCCTCGGCGCTGGACAACCGGCCCCTGAGGTGGGAGGAGTTCCTCCTGAAGACCAACCAGCTCGTCTTCGTCTCGGCCACCCCGGGCCCCTACGAGCTCGAGAACAGCGACCAGATAGTCGAGCAGATCATCCGCCCGACCGGGCTCGTCGACCCCGAGGTCGAGGTCCGCCCGACGCGGGGTCAGATCGACGACCTGATGAACGAGATCCACAAGAGGGTCGAGCGGGACGAGCGGGTCCTGGTCACCGCGCTCACGATCAAGATGGCCGAGGACCTCACGGACTACCTCCTCGAGCACGGGGTGAGGGCCCGCTACATGCACGCGAACATCGAGACGCTGGAGCGCATCCAGATCATCCGTGGCCTGCGCAGCGGCGAGTTCGACGTGCTCGTCGGGATAAACCTGCTGCGCGAGGGGCTCGACCTGCCGGAGGTCTCGCTCGTGGCCATACTGGATGCGGACAAAGAGGGTTTCCTGCGCGGCGAGCGGGCGCTCATCCAGACCATAGGCCGGGCGGCGCGCAACGTGAACGGGCGGGTCATCATGTACGCGGACAGAGAGACCGAAGCGATGCGCGCGGCGATCGGCGAGACCAACCGCCGCCGGGAGATACAGACAGAGTACAACGAACGCCACGGGATCACGCCCCAGACGATCAAGAAGGGCGTCTCGGACATCCTGATCGCCGCCGAAGCGAAGGGGCTCTACAAGACGCAGCGAAGGAAGCGTCCTACTGCTCCGCGCGACCCGGACGAACTTCGCGACCTCATCGCGCGGCTGCAGGCCGAGATGATGGAGGCCGCCGAGGAGCTGAGGTTCGAACAGGCGGCGGAGCTGCGCGACGAGATCCGGGAGCTCGAACGCCAGCTGCAGGAAGCCGCTTCCTAGGAACGGGCCTTCTTCTCCGAGTGGTGCTACCATCAGCGTGAAGGGATGTCTTCCATCGCCAGGAGGTGTGGATTGCAGCGAGAGAGGGAGGGTGGTCTCAGAGGGGTCTTCACCGCCGTGCTGACGCCGCTCGACGAGCACCTCGACCCGGACCACGAGGCGTTCGTCCGCCACTGCCTGAGGCTTCTCGACGCCGGATGCCACGGGGTGAGCGTCTTCGGGACGACGGGGGAGGGGAACTCGTTCTCGGTGGCCGAGAGGGAGGAGGCGCTGGAGGCGCTCGTCGAGGGTGGCGTGCCGGGCGAGAGGCTCCTGCCGGGCACGGGTTCGTGCTCGCTCACCGACGCGGTTCGTCTGTGCGAGAAAGCGATCGAGGTCGGTGCGGGCGGCGTGCTGGTCCTGCCGCCCTTCTACTACAAGGACGCCGGCGACGAGGGGCTCTTCCGCTTCTTCGCCGAACTGGTCGAGCGGGTGGGGGACGAGAGGCTCAGGGTCTACCTGTACCACATCCCGCAGGTCTCCGGTGTCGGGCTGAGCCTGGAGCTGATGCGCCGGCTGCACGAAGCGTACCCGCAGACGATCGTCGGGACCAAGGACAGCGAGGGCCGCTGGGAGCGCATCGAGAGGACCTGTCGCGAGCTCGACGGGTTCGAGGTCTTCGCCGGCTCCGAGGAGTTCCTGCTGCGTACGCTGCGCGCCGGTGGGGTGGGGTGCATCTCCGCCTCCGCCAACCTGAACTCCCGGCTCGCGCGCAGGGTCTACGATCTGCACGAGGCCGGTGAAGACGCGGAAGGGGCACAGAGGGATCTCGACGCGCTGCGAAAGGCGATGGAGGGTTACCCGACGATCCCGGCGCTCAAGGCGCTCCTGCACCGGGCCACCGGGGAGGAAGGGTGGACCCGGCTCAGACCGCCGCTCCTCCCGCTCGGAGAGCGGGAGGAGCGGGAGCTCGCCTCCGGCGTTCCGGTGGAGGAGCTGCTCTAGCCGTACAGCCCGGCCTTGCGCTTCTGGTGGCCGATGGCCGCCCTTATCTCGTTGGCGTCCGGGAGCGCCATGTGCTCCAGCCGGTAGACGCGGCCTTCGTTGGTGGATATCGTGAGGGTGCAGTTGACGAGCCCGCGCACCCGGACGTCGGCGATGCTGCGGTGGGGGATGCGCTCCGTGTGCTGTCCCTGCCAGCCGCTCACGATCTCGACCCGGTCGGCGTAGACGTTGACGATGGTGTTGCCTCGCGCCGCCGCCTGAGCCATGGGCTTCTCCGCCACCCCGCTCTAGCCCTCCCGTCCACCGGAATCGAGGGTGACTGCTTCCCGGTACTCGTCCGTCGCGACCAGGGATTCCGCGTAACCGTAGACCCCGTGCTCGCTCACGTCCAGACCGTCGAGCTCCTGGTGGGGCTTGACCCTGAGGCCGATCGTCGCCTTGAGGATCGCGAAGACGATGTAGGAGGTTGCGAACGTGAAACCGCCGGCCGCGAGTATCCCGAGCGCCTGTACGCCCAGCTGGTGCAGCCCGCCGCCGTAGAACAGCCCCGGATCCCCCACCCCGATCTCCTTGACGAGCTGCGGGGTCGCGAAGAGGCCCGTGGAGAGCGTCCCCCAGACGCCGCCCATGCCGTGGGAAGCGATCGCGCCGAGCGGGTCGTCCACCCGGAGGCGCTCCACGAAGATGTAGGTGGCGTACATGACCACCGCGGCGACGAAGCCGATGACGATCGAGGCCCAGGGCGCGACGAAGGCGCACGAGGCGGTTATCGCGACCAGCGCGGCGAGCGCGCCGTTGCCGAGCATCCCGACGTCGATTATCCGGCGGTGCAGGTAGCTCGCCACCATAGCCCCGAGGACACCGGCCCCGGCGGCCAGGTTGGTCGTGAGCGCGATGTAGGCGAAGGGCGCGCCGACGGCCGCCATCGTCGAGCCGGGGTTGAAACCCCACCAGCCGATCCAGAGTATGATCACGCCGAGGACCGCGAGCGGCATGTTGTGGCCGGGGATGGTGCGTGGACGTCCCTCGTCGTCGTACTTGCCGAGACGGGGGCCGAGCAACAGCGTCCCGGCGAGCGCGGCGACCGCGCCCTGCAGGTGGACGACCGTCGAGCCGGCGAAGTCTTGCATCCCGAGCCCCGAGAGCCAGCCGCCACCCCAGATCCAGTGCCCCACCGTCGGGTAGATGAACCCGGCGAAGACCACCGCGAAGACGCAGTAGACGGCGAACTTGGTCCGCTCGAGCATCGTGCCCCACACGATGGCCAACGAGACGAGCGCGAAGGCCAC
This genomic interval carries:
- a CDS encoding MerR family transcriptional regulator, with amino-acid sequence MEKTWRIGELARSTGLSVRTLRHYDEIGLLRPARRTESGYRLYGPEDVLRLQRILSLRSLGLPLSEVARCLDDPEFTALRVVELHAERVREELRIKGALLERLELVAERLRSSGGSSPAELVQTAMEVIEMSERLERYYTPEQREYLEKRARELGRERIRRVEEEWPRLIAEVRAEMEAGTDPRSERVRELARRWKKLVEEFTGGDEGISRSLGRMWGEEEEIHGHDTARMREMISYISRAEASEDKP
- a CDS encoding dihydrodipicolinate synthase family protein — its product is MQREREGGLRGVFTAVLTPLDEHLDPDHEAFVRHCLRLLDAGCHGVSVFGTTGEGNSFSVAEREEALEALVEGGVPGERLLPGTGSCSLTDAVRLCEKAIEVGAGGVLVLPPFYYKDAGDEGLFRFFAELVERVGDERLRVYLYHIPQVSGVGLSLELMRRLHEAYPQTIVGTKDSEGRWERIERTCRELDGFEVFAGSEEFLLRTLRAGGVGCISASANLNSRLARRVYDLHEAGEDAEGAQRDLDALRKAMEGYPTIPALKALLHRATGEEGWTRLRPPLLPLGEREERELASGVPVEELL
- the uvrB gene encoding excinuclease ABC subunit UvrB produces the protein MENQLENSFRVNSAYRPTGDQPQAIEKLASGLESGLRAQTLLGVTGSGKTHTMARIIEKVGRPSLVIAHNKTLAAQLASEFSEFFPNNAVEYFVSYYDYYQPEAYVPQTDTFIEKDAQINEDIDRLRHSATSALFTRRDVIVVASVSAIYGLGSPEEYRQKMVLLEKGGFYDLDDVLRDLVRIQYARNDYQLSRGNFRVRGDVLEIHPAYQDTVYRLSFFGDEVESIAEVDPLTGEVLREPETLTIYPATHFVTGEEKLERAIKGIEEELEERYAELEREGKMLEAYRLRQRTQYDLEMLRELGYCSGIENYSRHLDGRPAGSTPYTLLDYFPDDYVTFVDESHITLPQIRGMYNGDRSRKETLVEHGFRLPSALDNRPLRWEEFLLKTNQLVFVSATPGPYELENSDQIVEQIIRPTGLVDPEVEVRPTRGQIDDLMNEIHKRVERDERVLVTALTIKMAEDLTDYLLEHGVRARYMHANIETLERIQIIRGLRSGEFDVLVGINLLREGLDLPEVSLVAILDADKEGFLRGERALIQTIGRAARNVNGRVIMYADRETEAMRAAIGETNRRREIQTEYNERHGITPQTIKKGVSDILIAAEAKGLYKTQRRKRPTAPRDPDELRDLIARLQAEMMEAAEELRFEQAAELRDEIRELERQLQEAAS
- the rpsA gene encoding 30S ribosomal protein S1; translated protein: MRDFFREENGEIVPVDESILIDFSDGDIVEGEVVRIDKDEVLVDIGYKSEGLIPANELSIRKGVDPHEIVELGQRIEALVLQKEDADGRLILSAKRAAFEKAWNRIEEAYAAQENVEGPVIEVVKGGLILDIGLRGFLPASLVDIRRVRNLDAFLGQRLECKVIELNRSRNNVVLSRRAVLEEERKEERERILTSLKEGDIVEGTVSNLVDFGAFVDLDGIDGLIHISELSWNHVDHPSEVVQVGEKVKVKVLEVDQERERISLGLKQTRKDPWQEVVEQVEVGQTIHGRVTKLVSFGAFVEVAEGVEGLIHISELADHHVETPGEIVRSGDEVDARVIDVDPKRRRLSLSLRPERSEKEERRREEREDRPRRDRPRDTGVRTAGAFDQLSNLDLERE
- a CDS encoding LPXTG cell wall anchor domain-containing protein; amino-acid sequence: MRKLLSMAMLFVTAALLLAPAALAQTYIDTTPQAGETCPPGTAGAFGDPGTGKLICASKQGVADIEAGRQPSDAVYVSDMLTSTSAPTSSTPASSTAVPSNTPATTAALPSTGGPAHLLPIAGVLLVGGGLLGLRRYR
- a CDS encoding PH domain-containing protein, with product MAEKPMAQAAARGNTIVNVYADRVEIVSGWQGQHTERIPHRSIADVRVRGLVNCTLTISTNEGRVYRLEHMALPDANEIRAAIGHQKRKAGLYG
- the coaE gene encoding dephospho-CoA kinase (Dephospho-CoA kinase (CoaE) performs the final step in coenzyme A biosynthesis.), encoding MSEEGGPVTLAVTGPLACGKSTFVAMLGELGAETISADGVVHDLMATDAELIEKIVRRFGEHVRGERGIDRRALGREVFGDRRALEDLEEMVHPLVWREVGRRISASRAPLFVAEVPLLFEGKHASDFDFTLTVLAPRERRLGWARERGMPERQFEAVEARQLSAEEKARRADIVVNNDGGMERLREQAVKVWERLLSGGGRGR
- a CDS encoding DNA polymerase I; the protein is MRLYLIDGYSLLYRAFYALPQSISTREGLMTNALYGFTSVLLKILGEEGEKGVAVVWDGGLPSSRTGLYEGYKAQRKPMPEELKDQLEHLDDILRAMNVPVVRGEGHEADDVIATLSRRVPEGSELMIVTGDQDAMQLVDGNVRVMRTSSRSGFSETKVYGREEVVEEYGVTPEQIPDYKALTGDPSDNIPGVRGIGPKSASKLLQRFGSLEGIYEHLDEVSPEGTRRKLEEGRESAFMSLELARMHFDVPVDFDLEGLKFEGVSPECREVFERYEFNSFLERRLPELPVAGGGRVEAPRRRRVRIAGEPSEPSLDPVAVAPVGDGRWAVATAEDEAYVSGELPAGQLWVHDAKGCGVRRASFDTYLAAYLIQPGTRSYEPETLARERGLEGVEVEHEDPEVAGAARRAALVYALVPGLRDELEEMGLSRLYYEVELPLADVLAKMERVGMPVDVGTLEEVGREIEGRISELEARIFEEVGHPFNISSPKQLGEVLFEELSIPPVRKTKTGYSTDAKVLQQLALQGYTVAGRVIEYRELTKLRGTYVEALSRLVGEDGRIHTTLNQTTTATGRISSDSPNLQNIPVRTELGARIRDAFTASEGRVLLVCDYSQIELRILAHMTREPALVEAFRSGEDIHTRTASEVFDVRPESVTPELRRRAKMVNFGILYGISGYGLATRLGNVHPSEAERYIKRYLERYPRVSEFIRKTNEEARELGYTTTLFGRRRYVPELRSKNKSVQRLGERLAFNARVQGTAADIIKIAMVDIDGRLPEGADMIMQVHDELVFDVERDLVGEVAALAAARMVAACELDPPLEVEVKSGERWGSVAPLSLQKSDRMS
- a CDS encoding lytic transglycosylase domain-containing protein — encoded protein: MGASSVRRRAGTVVYTTRGGRRRAARRRARRRRRSVLLAVVLLLALTVFWPRLYGIFERATHPLEYAPQIRAASQKFGVDPTLVAGVIYTESRFGHDSESSKGAYGLMQIMPSTARFIAEHGGIRGDYRDPGVNIEMGTWYLSYLEHRYPQDERLALAAYNSGEGKVAQWGLRPGFSLRQIPYAETRDYVRNVLAAQKTYRRLYGPELRGG